One window of the Fundulus heteroclitus isolate FHET01 unplaced genomic scaffold, MU-UCD_Fhet_4.1 scaffold_288, whole genome shotgun sequence genome contains the following:
- the stard5 gene encoding stAR-related lipid transfer protein 5 isoform X2: MDHGRPNATTKNDVVVSWRPSSEFPGNVYKGEGIVSGSPEKVWECLKPVPNGLRVKWDSNVKRFELLEQIMEDISICRTVTPSAAMGIIAPRDFVDVILVKQYEDGSISSNATNVSHPRCPPQPGYVRGFNHACGCICIPVSGEPSKTQVLTFFQTDLGGLLPRSVVDSFFPSSMAEFYSHLTKAVKSLKDH, from the exons aATGATGTGGTTGTTTCTTGGCGGCCTTCGTCTGAGTTTCCTGGGAATGT TTACAAGGGTGAGGGCATTGTCAGCGGCAGTCCTGAGAAAGTATGGGAATGTCTGAAACCAGTTCCCAATGGGCTCCGAGTCAAGTGGGACAGTAATGTCAAAAGGTTTGAGCTTCTTGAACAGATCATGGAG GATATATCCATCTGCCGAACAGTCACACCCTCAGCAGCTATGGGTATCATAGCGCCACGAGACTTTGTTGACGTCATTTTAGTTAAGCAATATGAAGATGGCAGCATTTCCTCTAATG CGACAAATGTGAGTCATCCCCGTTGTCCTCCCCAGCCTGGCTATGTGAGAGGATTCAACCATGCATGTGGCTGCATTTGTATTCCAGTCTCGGG GGAACCCAGCAAAACTCAGGTGTTGACTTTCTTCCAGACAGATCTGGGTGGCCTCCTTCCACGCTCTGTGGTCGACTCATTCTTCCCTTCCAGCATGGCTGAGTTCTATAGCCACCTGACCAAGGCAGTTAAATCCCTCAAGGACCATTGA